From Gloeocapsa sp. PCC 73106, the proteins below share one genomic window:
- the cas2 gene encoding CRISPR-associated endonuclease Cas2, which yields MAELKNWYLVCYDIRCSKRWRKAYKLLEGYGERIQYSIFRCWLSQRMREKLRWELEKVLSKEDDLLLIRLSQQCVRDLPNYNRPNTWLLDERGFRVI from the coding sequence GTGGCTGAATTGAAAAACTGGTATCTTGTCTGTTACGATATTCGTTGTTCCAAGCGATGGCGCAAAGCCTACAAACTTCTAGAAGGCTACGGAGAGCGCATTCAATACTCTATTTTTCGCTGTTGGCTCAGTCAACGTATGCGTGAAAAACTACGTTGGGAATTGGAGAAAGTTCTCTCTAAAGAAGATGATTTACTTTTAATTCGTCTCTCTCAACAATGTGTTCGAGATTTACCCAATTACAACCGCCCTAATACTTGGCTTTTGGATGAACGAGGATTTCGAGTCATCTAA